From the genome of Biomphalaria glabrata chromosome 1, xgBioGlab47.1, whole genome shotgun sequence, one region includes:
- the LOC129928112 gene encoding uncharacterized protein LOC129928112 isoform X1: MQLSSFHSIEESFFLLARVLIGKIVNKSRTMATCSNDVPELLVDYESPIWEDFENIEIDSMFDLPENDEQVDDSKVESSTKTNPAAFCKLSMEMQRKACTKIMEDKCFPESSHLLVATLQDNLLLHEKLRFLDSCLVPKGRSLQVAKDKAWSNFNNLYTLNAIHIYTFIQPQGLAFIFCLKLFEILVENYYCEPQTKKEGQKSVEIKYQDKDILDYIGGCILFKIKNQVGRLNETDVKKHIKLNIINVLVENDSEKSESCSLTNVLNRGSLIHIRSDLSTFFVKIESIFRIIFPNPVESFFSLESFIKRCLDTNDIVKCFFDSCNHSLAEHSEKMFILKLILKLFFKIRVHRKCKLFLEKYRKQKQISSKEKGLRKKLKQVKK, from the exons atgcagttatcgtcttttcacagtattgaggagtcattctttttgctagccagagtgttaattggcaaaa TTGTTAACAAGTCCAGAACAATGGCAACTTGTTCTAATGATGTACCAGAATTGCTTGTGGATTATGAATCTCCTATTTGGGAAgactttgaaaatattgaaatagatTCAATGTTTGATTTACCA GAAAATGATGAGCAAGTAGATGATTCAAAGGTAGAAAGCTCAACAAAAACTAATCCAGCTGCATTCTGTAAG TTATCTATGGAGATGCAGAGAAAAGCATGCACAAAAATAATGGAAGATAAATGTTTTCCAGAAAGTAGCCACTTATTGGTTGCAACGCTTCAAG aTAACTTACTGTTGCATGAAAAATTGAGATTTCTGGACTCCTGTTTAGTGCCAAAAGGAAGATCACTTCAGGTTGCCAAAGACAAAGCTTGGTCTAATTTCAACAACTTATATACATTAAATGCTATACACATTTATACATTCATTCAACCACAAGGTTTGGCTTTCATTTTTTGCTTGAAACTTTTTGAAATTTTAGTAGAGAACTATTATTGTGAGCCCCAAACAAAAAAGGAAGGTCAAAAAAGTGTGGAAATTAAATACCAAGATAAAGATATTTTGGATTATATAGGAGGGTGcatactatttaaaataaaaaaccagGTTGGCAGGCTGAATGAAACTGATGTcaaaaaacacattaaattaaatataataaatgtacttGTTGAAAATGATTCAGAAAAGAGTGAAAGTTGTTCCCTCACAAATGTTCTTAATAGAGGTAGCCTTATTCACATTAGATCTGATCTAAgtactttttttgtaaaaatagaatcaatatttagaattattttccCCAACCCTGTTGAATCATTTTTCAGTTTAGAAAGCTTTATAAAAAGGTGTTTAGACACTAATGATATTGTAAAATGCTTTTTTGATTCCTGCAACCATTCACTTGCTGAACATTcagaaaaaatgtttattttaaaattaattttaaaacttttcttcAAGATTAGAGTTCACAGAAAGTGCAAATTGTTTTTAGAgaaatatagaaaacaaaaacaaatatcatcCAAAGAAAAGGGTTTGagaaaaaagctaaaacaagtGAAAAAATAA
- the LOC129928112 gene encoding uncharacterized protein LOC129928112 isoform X2 — protein MATCSNDVPELLVDYESPIWEDFENIEIDSMFDLPENDEQVDDSKVESSTKTNPAAFCKLSMEMQRKACTKIMEDKCFPESSHLLVATLQDNLLLHEKLRFLDSCLVPKGRSLQVAKDKAWSNFNNLYTLNAIHIYTFIQPQGLAFIFCLKLFEILVENYYCEPQTKKEGQKSVEIKYQDKDILDYIGGCILFKIKNQVGRLNETDVKKHIKLNIINVLVENDSEKSESCSLTNVLNRGSLIHIRSDLSTFFVKIESIFRIIFPNPVESFFSLESFIKRCLDTNDIVKCFFDSCNHSLAEHSEKMFILKLILKLFFKIRVHRKCKLFLEKYRKQKQISSKEKGLRKKLKQVKK, from the exons ATGGCAACTTGTTCTAATGATGTACCAGAATTGCTTGTGGATTATGAATCTCCTATTTGGGAAgactttgaaaatattgaaatagatTCAATGTTTGATTTACCA GAAAATGATGAGCAAGTAGATGATTCAAAGGTAGAAAGCTCAACAAAAACTAATCCAGCTGCATTCTGTAAG TTATCTATGGAGATGCAGAGAAAAGCATGCACAAAAATAATGGAAGATAAATGTTTTCCAGAAAGTAGCCACTTATTGGTTGCAACGCTTCAAG aTAACTTACTGTTGCATGAAAAATTGAGATTTCTGGACTCCTGTTTAGTGCCAAAAGGAAGATCACTTCAGGTTGCCAAAGACAAAGCTTGGTCTAATTTCAACAACTTATATACATTAAATGCTATACACATTTATACATTCATTCAACCACAAGGTTTGGCTTTCATTTTTTGCTTGAAACTTTTTGAAATTTTAGTAGAGAACTATTATTGTGAGCCCCAAACAAAAAAGGAAGGTCAAAAAAGTGTGGAAATTAAATACCAAGATAAAGATATTTTGGATTATATAGGAGGGTGcatactatttaaaataaaaaaccagGTTGGCAGGCTGAATGAAACTGATGTcaaaaaacacattaaattaaatataataaatgtacttGTTGAAAATGATTCAGAAAAGAGTGAAAGTTGTTCCCTCACAAATGTTCTTAATAGAGGTAGCCTTATTCACATTAGATCTGATCTAAgtactttttttgtaaaaatagaatcaatatttagaattattttccCCAACCCTGTTGAATCATTTTTCAGTTTAGAAAGCTTTATAAAAAGGTGTTTAGACACTAATGATATTGTAAAATGCTTTTTTGATTCCTGCAACCATTCACTTGCTGAACATTcagaaaaaatgtttattttaaaattaattttaaaacttttcttcAAGATTAGAGTTCACAGAAAGTGCAAATTGTTTTTAGAgaaatatagaaaacaaaaacaaatatcatcCAAAGAAAAGGGTTTGagaaaaaagctaaaacaagtGAAAAAATAA